Genomic segment of Ammospiza nelsoni isolate bAmmNel1 chromosome 2, bAmmNel1.pri, whole genome shotgun sequence:
CGGGGGGCAGAGCGGTGGCAGCGGGCGGCGGGGATGGAGGCGGCcctgcggcgctgctgctggCGGCGCTGGCGGCTGCGCGGGCGGCGGTGCGCGCTGGCGGCCGGGCTGCtgggcgccgccgccgccgcgctcgCCCTCTACTCGGCGCTGCCCGAGCCGGCCCGGGCGGAGGGCGAGGCGGTGACCGTGCTGCTGTGGTGGGAGCCCTTCGGCCGCCCGCGGCGCCTGCCCGACTGCCGGCGGCGCTACAACATCAGCGGCTGCCGCCTCAGCGCCGACCGCAGCCGGTTGGGCGAGGCGCAGGCGGTGCTGTTCCACCACCGCGACCTGGCGCGGCACGGCGCCGAGGGGCTGCCCCGAGGGTCCCCGCCGCGGGCCCCGCGCCAGCGCTGGGTGTGGATGAACTTCGAGTCGCCGTCGCACTCGCCCGGGCTGCGGGGCCTCGCCGGGATCTTCAACTGGACCATGTCCTACCGCCGCGACTCGGACGTGTTCGTGCCCTACGGGTACCTCTACGTCCCGCCGGCGCCCCGGCCCTTCGTCCTGCCCCGCAAGACGCGGCTGGTGGCCTGGGTCATCAGCAACTGGAACGAGGAGCACGCCCGGGTGCGCTACTATCGCCAGCTGAAGGAGCACCTGCCCATCGACGTGTACGGGGCGCGGGGGCTGGCGCTGGCCGAGGGCGGCCTGGTGGAGACCGTCTCAGCCTACAAGTTCTACCTGGCCTTCGAGAACTCCCAGCACACCGACTACATCACCGAGAAGCTCTGGAGGAACGCTTTCTCCGCCAGCGCCGTGCCCGTCGTCCTGGGACCTCGCAGGGCCAACTACGAGCGCTTCATCCCTCCCGATTCCTTCATCCACGTTGACGACTTCCCCAGCCCGCGGCTCCTTGCCACCTACCTGAAATTCCTCGATAAAAACAAGCCCAACTACAGGCGGTACTTTGCCTGGAGGAAGAAGTACGAAGTCCACGTCACCTCGTTCTGGGATGAGCATTTCTGCAAGGTCTGCGAGGCTGTGAGGACAGCTGGGAATCAAATCAAGACTGTTCAGAATCTGGCCAGCTGGTTTGAAAGCTGATGCTCCTGGCGGGTGAGACTTGTCTGGACAGCCGGGGCCAAGTGTCAAGGTGTCAGGAAGGATGATTCTCACAGAAATCATTAGCCCAGGTAGTCGGCATTAGCCACAGGAGACTGACATCAGTTGGAGAAGCGTACAGATACAGGAAAACAAGCTGTGAAAAGCCTacaaaaggaagatttttattAATGAGAAAATTACAAGGAGACATTATACCAGATGATTCCTAAAGAGCAAATTTAAATTTCCAGAAGTTGTACAGTTACAGAACTTTTAAATTTCTGCACAGCTCAACATAAATATCTGATGCCAAATTCCTCAGCTGTACAGCTGAAACCACTTTTTGTGGCTATGACAACTTCCTGGACTGTGAAACTTTGTTCACAGAAGACACATGATCAGTGCTGGTTTTCTGTAATACTAAGacaaaaatgaatgttttaaactgttttttatGCGTGTGAAAGCTATTTACAGACAAATTC
This window contains:
- the FUT4 gene encoding alpha-(1,3)-fucosyltransferase 4, which translates into the protein MAGRGGGPDTSPPPGPGVGAERRRRQQPQPQDALPGAGALRGAERWQRAAGMEAALRRCCWRRWRLRGRRCALAAGLLGAAAAALALYSALPEPARAEGEAVTVLLWWEPFGRPRRLPDCRRRYNISGCRLSADRSRLGEAQAVLFHHRDLARHGAEGLPRGSPPRAPRQRWVWMNFESPSHSPGLRGLAGIFNWTMSYRRDSDVFVPYGYLYVPPAPRPFVLPRKTRLVAWVISNWNEEHARVRYYRQLKEHLPIDVYGARGLALAEGGLVETVSAYKFYLAFENSQHTDYITEKLWRNAFSASAVPVVLGPRRANYERFIPPDSFIHVDDFPSPRLLATYLKFLDKNKPNYRRYFAWRKKYEVHVTSFWDEHFCKVCEAVRTAGNQIKTVQNLASWFES